A segment of the Corynebacterium resistens DSM 45100 genome:
TCGTCGATGGGCTCGTTGATGCGACACGCAGCCTCAGCGACGATGGTCGTATCTGGTTGCTCACGCCTGCCCCCGGCAAGGCAGGAGCGCTTGAGCCGGCTGATGTTGCAGAGTCCGCTCAGCTGGCGGGGATGGTGCAGACCAAGTCCGATCGCTTCGGTGACTGGCAGGGTGCCTGCTTGGTCAACCGTGGCTACAAGAAGCAATAACCAACGTTTCTTGGTGCAGAAAATAGCCCTCTGACCAGCCGTTTGGTTAAATCCGCGGGTATCGTGCTACGGTAATACCTGCTTCGCGCCTTTAGCTCAGCTGGAAGAGCAGCTGGTTTACACCCAGCAGGTCGGCGGTTCGAACCCGTCAGGGCGCACAAGTTATGAACGAACCCCATCGGTACACACTGCAGTACCGTTGGGGTTCGTTTTTGTTGGTGGACAGGCATAGGATCATCACCAGCAACTCACGCAGGATCGAGCAGTAGTAAGAGGTGCGTTCCGTGAAACAGGTGAATGAGGCAGCCACTGGGCAAAGCCGGCGCGCTGGATGGAAAGTTTTCCTAACCCCCAGTTGGATTGCTATTGCGATCCTAGTGCTGATGTTCACCTACTTCGCGTTCACCTTCTTGGCCCCGTGGCAATTGGGAAAAGGAGAGCGCAAAAGCGAAACTAATCACCGCCTCCAAGCTGCGCTAGAGCATGACCCAGTCCCAGTTGAAGAAGTGCTGCCAAAACAGGGGGCAGTGCCACAGGACAAGGAATGGACGCACGTTTCTCTACAAGGAAAGTTCGAGCCTTCCAAAGAAGTGCTCTTGCATAATCGACCGGTTGATTCGAGCCCAGCTTTTCAGATTCTTACGCCTTTTGAAACTAAAGAGGGGTTCACCGTTCTAGTCAATCGTGGTTGGGTGCCACAGGCGGAGGGCGCAAAGATTCCTGATATTCCGCAGCCGCCCACCGGGGAACGGACTGTCACGGGATTTGTGCGATTGGGGGAGGGGAGTAATCCTGAGGTCGTGCGTGAAGGCGCCGTGCCCCGAACCCAGGCAATAAACCCGAAAAGCATTGGAACCGCGCAGGGGATCGACCTGGCCCATGATTACGTGCAATTGGATTCTGAAAGCTTGACAGCGCTGAATGGGGCACCGGGCGAAGGAGCGGCGGCAGAGAAGGCTCCCCGGGCTATTCCGCTTCCGCAGCTGGATAACGGCCCGCACCTCTCGTATGGCATCCAGTGGATCGCGTTCGGCATTTTGGCACCGATCGGTTTGGCGTGGGCGATCCGAAATGAATTGCGGGAACGCCGCCTAGAAGAACAAGAGCGAGCGGCTGCTGCCGAGGCGGAAAGCGCAGACGTAGAGACACCGGCCGAGCAGGATTCACGCCATCCCGACGGGGAATCAACAGAGTCCACTGATCGGTTGCTCGCCGATCGCTACGGGCGCCAGCGCACCCACTTAGGTGGCAGGAAGAAGCAGCGTGGGGAGCGCTTCTAGCGCCTAGTCTTCAGATTCCACGCGCTTGCGCACGAAGTTGGTGATGCCGGGCAGCGCATTGTTGATTTCATAGGCTGTGGTAGCAAAGCCGGCGTCGGAACCGTAATAAGGGTCTTCGACTTCAGGTGCATCGTGGTCACCGATATCGCCGGTGTGGCTAGCGGGATCGAAGGCCCGGAAGAGGTAGATCTTCTCGGGATCCACACCATTGTCAATGAGGCCATGGACATGGCCATGATCCATGGCGAGGAACATATCCGCATCGGCATGGGCCGGGCCGAATTGGGCTGCGCGGTGCGTGGTGCCATCGTAGCCATCTTGAGCGAGCTGAGCGATCGCCCGGCGGTCCGCACCATCACCGACATGCCAGCCTCCAAGGCCACACGAGTTCAGCTCCACTGCATTGGCTAAGCCAGCATCTTCTAGAGCTGAGCGCAACATGACCTCTCCCATTGGAGAGCGACAAATATTCCCGGTGCACACAACTGAGATCTTCATACCCAGCACCCTACCTACTACCAGCTGCTTTCTCGTTGACGAGGTGTCGCAGCTCTTCAGGGGTCTCGACGACAAAATCCGCTTGAGCACGTTCCTCATCACTGCCATAGCCCCAGCCCACGACCACCACGGGAATGCCGAACTCGCGGGCTCCTTCAATGTCGTGAATACGATCACCGATCATCAGCAGATCTTCACGGGCTGGCATCTCCCACCCATCTGCCGTGCTGAGCTTCTCCAGTTCTGCGAGCGCAAAGCCGACTACTTCCGCTTTGCGGCGCCTACTACCGTCATCGCTAGCAGCAGCAATGACATCGAAGTAATCGAACATGTCGAAGTGCTTGAGTAGGCGGATAGCAGAGGATTCAGATTTACTCGTCGCCGTGCTCAACACACATCCCGCGGCCTTCCACTGCGCGAGCAGCGCCTTCATCCCGGGGAAAGGCGAGGCCTGTTCCCAACCTCCGGCCCGCTGATGCACGAGGTAGGAATCCAGCGTGGCGTCGAGTAAAGAACCCTCCAAGCCGAGTGAACGAAGGGTCTCCACCATCGGCGGCCCAGGAATGCGGCGAGTGAACTCCTCACTCGGCAGCGGCACTCCGTTTTCCTTCAGCGCGTGCTGAAAACTCGCGCGGATGCCCGGGTAAGAATCGGTGAGTGTGCCGTCGACGTCAATAAGCAATACCTTTGGAGCCTTCACGCTACTAGTGTGCATGAACCCGCTCGTGGCGCCAACGCGAACCCTATTAATCGCTAGGGTGGGGAGGGAAAACAAGTGGGAAGGATGGACCCGTTTTATGACCTCACAGAATTCTGATGCGTCCCAGGCGGTCACCGTTGCCGATGTGGTCGGCGCGATGGAGCAGGCGTACCCGCCGCATTTGGCCGAGGACTGGGACAAGGTGGGGCTTATTTGCGGAGACCCGAGCGCGACGGTGCGGCACGTTGCGTTTGCTTTGGATTGCACCGATGCCGTGGTGGATCGCGCAATCGCGGATGGGGCGCAGATGCTGATTGTCCACCATCCGTTATTGCTGCGCGGAGTGAATTCCGTTGCCGCTAATACCCCGAAGGGGCGCGTGATCCATAAACTTCTCACCAACGGCATCGCCCTGTTTTCCGCCCACACCAATGCTGATTCTGCCCGGCCCGGTGTCAATGACAAGCTCGCGGAGCTTTTGGGTGTGCATCCCGGCCGTCCACTTCGGCCGATCGAGGAGCCTCTGGATAAGTGGGGCTTCACTGTTCCTTTGACAGACGCCGCCGCGGTCAAATCCGCCGTTTTTGCAGCGGGAGCTGGCAACGTTGGCGAGTACGAGCAGGCATGTTACGAGTTCCCCGTGAAGGGGCAGTTTGCCCCGACTGCGCAAGCCAATCCGCATATCGGTACTGCCGGCGGAGGGCTCGAAACCGTGGAGGAGTTGCGCGTGGAGTTCATCGCACCACGCAGGTTGCGGGAAAAGGTGCGTACCGCGTTGCTGCAAGCTCATCCATATGAAGTAGTTGCTTACGACGTGGCTGAATCCCATACCGGGCCTGCGGATCAAGGTATTGGGCGCGTAGGGGAATTAGATAGCTCGATGACCTTGCGAGAGTTCGCTGCGCGCGTGGCTGAACGCCTGCCTGTCACGCGCTGGGGAGTGCGCGCAGCCGGTGACCCCGAGGCTATGATCCGAACTGTGGCCGTAGCCAGTGGCGCTGGGGATAGTTTCCTGACCCAGATCGCGAAAATGGATGTGGATTGCTTTGTTACTAGCGACTTGCGCCATCACCCAGTAGATGAGCATTTGCGGATGGGTGGATGCCCAGTGATCGATACCGCCCACTGGGCATCTGAGTTCCCGTGGTGCGAGCAGGCCGCTGCCGTCGTACAAAAGAAGGTGCACGTGGCCACCACCGTGATTGATATCCGTACCGACCCGTGGACGGTGCACACAGGAGGAACACAAGATGAAGTGCACGGCTAAAGACCGCCAGGCTTTGCTCACTCTGGCACGGGACGCGGAGCAAAAGTCGATCCTCGAAGCTCGGCGGGATTCCTTGCCGGAACGCCGCCACGTGGACGAACTGGAAGCAAAGTTGCGTAACCACCGCGAGCGCGAAGTTAAAAACCGCGCCAATCAGCGGGAACACCGGGCGAGTGAGCACCGACTGCGCCAAGACATTGCCAAGTTGCGGGCGAGGGCTAAGGCAAACACTGATGCCTTGAGCACAGAAACCGACAGTGAAACGCGCAAAGACCTTAAGCACGACTTACGCAGCACACGGGTGCGGTTGGATGCTCTAGAAAATCAGCTGGAACGCGTGGAACGGGTGGCGGAATTATTTAGCCAAGACGGCTCAGAAGAGATCGGGCCGGAGCTCCGGCAAGCGCGCGAAGAACTCGCCCGTGCGGAAAACGCCGTGGATGCCGATTTGGAGGCTGTAAAAGCCCGGATTGCACAAGCTAAGGAAGACCTCGCGCCGGAGATCCTTTTGGCCTATGAAAGCCAGGTCTTCGAACATGGCATCGGTGTTGCGGAGTTAAAGGGAGTGACGTGCCAAGGCTGCTTCATGGAGCTGGACCCGATGACCATGAAGGAGTTCAGGACAGCGGCGCCGACCGAGCTTTTTCGCTGTCCGGAGTGCAGCGTAATTCTGGTTCAACCCACCGATGAATAACGCAGACAACACGCGGTAGTCTAGCGGGACAAAGTAAAAATCTATACCACTGAATTCTGTTCAACTCTGTCACGAAAAGGGGCGACCACAGCATGCGTTTGCGTTTGGAATGCGACGGCGGATCCCGAGGAAACCCAGGTGTAGCTGGTGCGGGCAGCTCCATCGTGGATGCCGCCAGCGCCGTGCGAGGGGAAAAACGAGAGTTGGCGGCGCAATGGGAGCACCTTGACAAAGCTACGAACAATGTCGCGGAATACCACGGCCTAGTCAATGGCTTGAAGCTGGCGGCCGAGGTGGCGTCGAAACAAGGCGAAAAGCCCAGTGACGTGGAGTTGGATGTCTTTATGGACTCGAAGCTCATCGTGGAGCAGATGAGTGGACGATGGAAGATTAAACATCCGGACATGAAGCCGCTGGCGGCGAAGGCGCAAGAGTTGGGGGCGGTCTTTGCCGCCGTGAATTACACATGGGTGCCTCGGGCGCAAAATAAGCGCGCTGATGAACTAGCGAATCGGGCGATGGATGATGGTGAAGGTGGTTTGTGGTTTGACGCCTCGCTGGATCAGGAAAAGCCGAAGACCACCAGCACCACCGC
Coding sequences within it:
- a CDS encoding SURF1 family cytochrome oxidase biogenesis protein, which translates into the protein MKQVNEAATGQSRRAGWKVFLTPSWIAIAILVLMFTYFAFTFLAPWQLGKGERKSETNHRLQAALEHDPVPVEEVLPKQGAVPQDKEWTHVSLQGKFEPSKEVLLHNRPVDSSPAFQILTPFETKEGFTVLVNRGWVPQAEGAKIPDIPQPPTGERTVTGFVRLGEGSNPEVVREGAVPRTQAINPKSIGTAQGIDLAHDYVQLDSESLTALNGAPGEGAAAEKAPRAIPLPQLDNGPHLSYGIQWIAFGILAPIGLAWAIRNELRERRLEEQERAAAAEAESADVETPAEQDSRHPDGESTESTDRLLADRYGRQRTHLGGRKKQRGERF
- a CDS encoding low molecular weight protein-tyrosine-phosphatase, whose product is MKISVVCTGNICRSPMGEVMLRSALEDAGLANAVELNSCGLGGWHVGDGADRRAIAQLAQDGYDGTTHRAAQFGPAHADADMFLAMDHGHVHGLIDNGVDPEKIYLFRAFDPASHTGDIGDHDAPEVEDPYYGSDAGFATTAYEINNALPGITNFVRKRVESED
- a CDS encoding HAD hydrolase-like protein; translated protein: MKAPKVLLIDVDGTLTDSYPGIRASFQHALKENGVPLPSEEFTRRIPGPPMVETLRSLGLEGSLLDATLDSYLVHQRAGGWEQASPFPGMKALLAQWKAAGCVLSTATSKSESSAIRLLKHFDMFDYFDVIAAASDDGSRRRKAEVVGFALAELEKLSTADGWEMPAREDLLMIGDRIHDIEGAREFGIPVVVVGWGYGSDEERAQADFVVETPEELRHLVNEKAAGSR
- a CDS encoding Nif3-like dinuclear metal center hexameric protein, with the protein product MTSQNSDASQAVTVADVVGAMEQAYPPHLAEDWDKVGLICGDPSATVRHVAFALDCTDAVVDRAIADGAQMLIVHHPLLLRGVNSVAANTPKGRVIHKLLTNGIALFSAHTNADSARPGVNDKLAELLGVHPGRPLRPIEEPLDKWGFTVPLTDAAAVKSAVFAAGAGNVGEYEQACYEFPVKGQFAPTAQANPHIGTAGGGLETVEELRVEFIAPRRLREKVRTALLQAHPYEVVAYDVAESHTGPADQGIGRVGELDSSMTLREFAARVAERLPVTRWGVRAAGDPEAMIRTVAVASGAGDSFLTQIAKMDVDCFVTSDLRHHPVDEHLRMGGCPVIDTAHWASEFPWCEQAAAVVQKKVHVATTVIDIRTDPWTVHTGGTQDEVHG
- a CDS encoding zinc ribbon domain-containing protein, with the translated sequence MKCTAKDRQALLTLARDAEQKSILEARRDSLPERRHVDELEAKLRNHREREVKNRANQREHRASEHRLRQDIAKLRARAKANTDALSTETDSETRKDLKHDLRSTRVRLDALENQLERVERVAELFSQDGSEEIGPELRQAREELARAENAVDADLEAVKARIAQAKEDLAPEILLAYESQVFEHGIGVAELKGVTCQGCFMELDPMTMKEFRTAAPTELFRCPECSVILVQPTDE